The following coding sequences are from one Bactrocera dorsalis isolate Fly_Bdor unplaced genomic scaffold, ASM2337382v1 BdCtg189, whole genome shotgun sequence window:
- the LOC105229364 gene encoding uncharacterized protein LOC105229364, producing YRRKYLLDPKYMMKRDLQHYYRYYHSSDKSRLNCKKILFIILCVCFFAYLFVDYNIRTKIIKFRDRFEFIARIESQYNVSQTYFVNTPGCHIPHFDVTNYRLMQYMGLPPNLTCKKAITRASEVGSRLWWTITDEELMFYYKINDTSNINCNYSPLKHNYKISTSTFGDVVPFKLLFNQSIEIAPEIEFIRVRCSEKHRQYFYEDYHFFAVNKTQPRTNYFAKSEKNKINKRVTRVKKKENFSDYLHVRDDDIKESTQQLSIMILGIDSVSHLNSLRYMKRTVDYIRKHLNYVEFWGFNKVGDNAYSNLIPLLTGLAADELKLSCTRAKKLHFTECPFIWKRFKEAGYMTSFLEDVARTSLFNMDTIFSHPPTDYYIRPVVMEMENHIGYYYSVSVNLCMGGRRTIDLVLEMIHKLNPFLQKENFFSFFWLASMTHDFIYMPKLLDNDFVNLFEHFQETGILNKTIILLTSDQGLRWGSFHGTYQGMMEERQPLLIAIYPSWFKQRYAEAVANLEINAKRLITAYDVYATFLDVLNLHNLQPSTLKARSKELHDFDTIPRGISLFLPVPETRTCENAGIASYWCTCYQRTEMPTNDVRVQEAARYVVKLINEQLKPYPQCRILYLNSILDAVLLAPHYTIIKEVNDDYANDISLRLQTKPGLAVFESTVRISGYTKRLTGSITRLNLYGSQSYCINMDTLKMYCYCHR from the coding sequence TATAGGCGAAAATATCTGTTGGATCCGAAATATATGATGAAACGAGATCTCCAACATTATTACCGGTACTATCACAGCTCGGACAAAAGTCGacttaattgtaaaaaaatcttatttattatattgtgtgtatgttttttcgCATATCTATTCGTGGATTACAATATTCGtacaaaaatcattaaatttcggGATCGTTTCGAATTTATAGCTCGAATTGAATCACAGTATAACGTTAGCCAAACCTATTTTGTAAACACTCCAGGTTGCCACATTCCACATTTTGATGTGACTAACTATCGATTAATGCAATATATGGGATTACCACCAAATCTGACTTGCAAGAAAGCTATAACCCGAGCAAGCGAGGTGGGTTCACGTTTATGGTGGACCATAACCGACGAAGaattaatgttttattataaaataaatgataccAGCAACATCAATTGCAACTATAGTCCGCTAAAACACAACTACAAAATTTCAACTAGTACATTTGGCGATGTAGTTCCATTCAAGTTGCTTTTCAACCAGTCTATTGAAATTGCACCCGAAATAGAATTTATACGAGTTCGTTGCTCAGAAAAACATAGACAATACTTCTATGAAGACTACCACTTTTTTgctgtaaataaaacacaaccAAGAACGAATTATTTTGCGAaaagtgagaaaaataaaattaataaaagggtaacaagagttaaaaaaaaagaaaacttcagTGACTACTTACATGTAAGGGACGATGACATAAAGGAGTCTACACAACAGCTTTCTATAATGATTTTAGGAATTGACAGTGTGTCACATTTAAACTCTTTGCGTTATATGAAGCGTACTGTGGATTACATTCGAAAGCACTTAAATTATGTTGAGTTTTGGGGTTTTAATAAAGTGGGTGACAATGCCTATTCCAATCTAATTCCACTTCTTACTGGCCTCGCTGCAGATGAGTTGAAATTATCTTGTACGCGGgcaaaaaaattacacttcACTGAATGTCCATTTATATGGAAACGATTCAAAGAAGCAGGATATATGACTTCGTTTCTCGAAGATGTCGCTCGAACCAGCCTTTTCAATATGGACACAATTTTCAGTCATCCCCCCACCGATTATTATATACGCCCCGTTGTTATGGAAATGGAGAATCATATTGGTTATTATTACTCCGTTAGCGTTAATTTATGTATGGGAGGGCGACGCACAATTGATTTGGTACTCGAGATGATCCATAAGCTGAATCCATTCcttcaaaaagaaaatttcttttcattcttTTGGCTTGCATCCATGACTCACGACTTTATATATATGCCAAAATTACTGGATaatgattttgttaatttatttgagCATTTCCAAGAAACTGGGATTTTGAATAAGACAATAATTCTTCTGACGAGCGATCAGGGCTTACGCTGGGGCTCATTTCATGGAACATACCAAGGTATGATGGAAGAACGACAACCCTTACTCATAGCCATTTATCCGTCATGGTTTAAGCAAAGGTATGCCGAAGCTGTTGCTAATCTGGAAATCAATGCCAAACGATTAATAACTGCCTATGATGTATATGCGACATTTTTGGATGTacttaatttacataatttgcaACCATCAACGTTAAAGGCCCGCTCTAAAGAGCTCCATGATTTTGATACGATTCCCAGAGGTATTAGTCTATTTCTTCCTGTACCTGAGACCCGCACTTGTGAAAACGCAGGTATTGCTTCGTACTGGTGCACATGCTATCAAAGAACCGAAATGCCAACGAATGATGTACGGGTGCAGGAAGCGGCCCGTTATGTGGTCAAATTAATCAACGAACAATTGAAACCGTATCCACAATGCAGGATACTTTATTTAAACTCTATACTGGATGCAGTTTTGTTGGCACCCCATTATACTATTATCAAGGAAGTTAACGATGATTATGCTAACGACATTTCTTTAAGATTGCAAACTAAACCTGGATTGGCAGTATTTGAGTCAACGGTACGTATATCAGGGTATACAAAGAGGCTTACAGGCTCTATAACCCGGCTTAATTTATACGGAAGTCAAAGCTATTGTATAAATATGGATACACTTAAAATGTATTGCTATTGTCACAgataa